Genomic window (Rhodospirillales bacterium):
ATCGAAGCTCGACGGCGCGATCGTCGAGCGGGCGTTCCACGACAAAAGCGCCAAGGGCGTCGCGGCGGTGGTCTGGAAGGCGGGACTGTCGGCCCGGCTCGCCGAGCAGATTCAGAGCAAACTCGCCGCCATCGGCCCGCGCGATGTTTTGCGCGCGCGCGAGGACGGCGGCTACCCGCTCGGCGTCGACGATCTGGAATGGCAGATCGGATTTCTCGTCGACCTGGTGAAGCAGAAGCGCTGAGCGGGGATTTCAGCCGGCGCGGATCAGGGTGCCCGCGCCGCGTTCGGTGAACAGTTCCAGCAACACCACGTGCGGGACGCGGCCGTCGAGAACGACCGCGCCTTCGACCCCGCCCGCGACCGCGGCGAGGCAGGTTTCGACCTTGGGGATCATGCCGCCCGAAATGGTGCCGTCCTTGATCGCGGCGCGGACATCCTTGGCCGTCATCTCGGGGATCAGGCTCTTGTCGCGGCCGAGCACGCCCTTGACGTCGGTCAGCATGAACAGGCGCACCGCGCCGATCGCCGCGGCGATCGCGCCGGCGACCGTGTCGGCGTTGATGTTGAGCGTCTCGCCGCCTGAGCCGAATCCGATCGGCGCAATCACCGGGATGATGTCGGACTGCTCGAAGGAGCGCAGGATGTGCGGCGTGATTTCCTTCGGCTCGCCGACCAGGCCGAGATCGAGGGTGCGGATTTTCTTCGATCCGGGATCGCGTTTGACGCGCTTGACCCGTTCGGCGCGCACCAGATGGCCGTCCTTGCCCGAAAGGCCGACCGCGAAGCCGCCCGCATCGTTGATCGCCTGCACGATCTGCTTGTTGACCAAACCCGACAACACCATTTCGGCGACGTCCATGGTCGCCCGATCGGTGACGCGCAGACCGTCGACGAAGGTGCTTTCGATCTTGAGGCGCTTCAGCATGTCGCCGATCTGCGGCCCGCCGCCGTGCACCACCACCGGCCGGATGCCGACTTGGCGAAGCAGCACGATGTCGCGCGCGAACAGATGCGCGAGACGCTCCTCGCCCATGGCGTGGCCGCCGTACTTGATGACGAAGGTCTTGCCGGCGTAGCGCCGGATGAAAGGCAGCGCCTCGTGCAGGACCGCCGCCTTCGCGAGCATGGATTTCTCCAGCTCGGGCGAGAGCGGTTTCGACGACGATTTGCCTTTCTTCGCGCTCATGGCGTCCTCGCTTGGGCGGCGGGACTTTAGTACTCGGAATCACGGATGCCAAGCACACCCCCCACCCTAACCCTCCCCCGCAAGGGGGGAGGGAACCCTGAATTAAATCTCCCTCCCCCTCGATGGGGGAGGGATGGGGTGGGGGTGCTATTATCCTCTCCGGTCGGTATTGGCCGAAATCCTACGCCCTCGCCAGCGCCGCGAGGTGCGCCCGGAGTTCGGGTACGCCCAGGCCCGCGCGCGCGGAGGTGACGAAGACGCGCGGGAAGGCGGCGACGTGGGTCTTGGCCTCGGCCGCGGCGGCGGCGCGGTGCGCGCGCAGGACCGCGTCCGCAACCGCGTCGGCCTTGGTCAGGACCAGCGCGTAGGATTGGCCCGACCGGTCGAGCACCTTCATCGCCGCGCGGTCGGAATCCTTGACGCCGTGGCGCGCATCGATCAGCAGGCACACGCGCCTCAGTTCCGCCCGCCCGCGCAGGTAGCCGTCGGCGAGGCGGGCGATCCCGGCCATTTGGCCCTTGGACGCGCGGGCAAAACCGTAGCCGGGAAGATCCGCGAGCATCAGCCGACCGCCCAGATCGAAGAAATTGATCTGGCGCGTGCGGCCCGGCCGGGACGAGACGCGCGCCAGCGCGCTTCGCCCGACCAGGGCGTTGATCAGGCTCGACTTGCCGACGTTGGAACGGCCGATGAACGCGACTTCGGGCCCGGCGCCCATCGGAACGGAAGAGACTTTCGCCGCGCCGGCGACGAAGCGGCACGGGCCCAAAAACAGCCGCCGCCCGGATTCGACGTCCTCGGCTGCGTCGTCCGCGCCGCTCACGTGTTTTTTTTCTTTTTTTTCTTCGCCGCTTCGGCCTCGCTCATCCGCCGAAGGGTGTCCTGCAGCATCTGAAAGGCCATGTCGCAGCTTTCGCCGACAAAATCGTGATAGCCATCGGGCGTCGGCTTGCAATGTTCGCCGAGAAACCGCTCGAGGTCCTTGCTGATGCGCTGCAGCTCCGTCTTGCGTTGACTCATGCCGTCCTCCCGCGTTTGCGGGAGAATTATAGCGCGCCTCGCCCGATCCAGCGATCAGCTGATCTGGACCCCCATCCGGCGCATGATGACCCACTGCTGAGCCATGGACAGCACGTTGTTCCACGCCCAGTAGATGACCAAACCGGCGGGAAAACTGGCCAGCATGTAGGTGAATATCCACGGCAGCAGCATGAACATCTTGGCCTGGATCGGATCGGTCGGCTGCGGGTTCATCTTCTGCTGCAGCCACATGGTGACGCCCATGATGATCGGCCACACGCCGACCATCAGGATCGCGGGCGGTTGCCACGGGATCAGGCCGAACAGGTTGAAGATGGTGGTCGGGTCGGCATCCGACAGATCGACGATCCAACCGTAGAACGGCGCGTGGCGCATCTCGATCGTCACGTAAAGCACCTTGTAGAGCGCGAAGAAAACCGGAATCTGCACCAGGATCGGCAAACAGCCGGCGGCCGGGTTGGCGTTCTCGCGCTTGTAGAGCGCCATCAGCTCCTGGTTCATCCGTACCTTGTCGTTGAGGTAGCGTTCGCGCAGTTTCATCATTTCCGGCTGCAGCTTCTTCATCTTGCTCATCGCCACGTAGGATTTGTTGGCGAGCGGAAAGAAGAGAAGCTTGATGACCACGGTCAGCAGCAGAATGGCGATGCCGAAGTTGCCCGCGAGCTTGTTGAGCCAGATCAGCGCGTAGAAAATCGGCTTGGTCAGGAAGTAGAACCAGCCGAAGTCGATGGCGAGATCGAAGCGCGGAATTTTGTACTGCTCGCCGTAGCTGTCGAGCAGGGCGAGCTCCTTGGCGCCGGCGAACAAAAGCGTGCGGGTTTCCGCCGCGCCGCCCGGCGCGGCGGCTTGGGCGGCCTGCAGGAAATCGGTCTGGTAGCGATCCTCGTTGCCTTCCTTGCGGTGAAGAAAACGGTGCGTCGCCTCGCTCCCCTGATCCGGAATCAAGGCCGCGAGCCAATACTTGTCGGTGATGCCCGACCAGCCGCCCATGGACTTGTCCTGTTCGGTGCCCTTTTTGCGCAGGTCGGAATAGGTCGTTTCCTTGAGCGTGTCGTGCAGCACGCCGAGCGGGCCTTCGTGCAGAATGTAGATGTCGGAGACCGCCGGCGTGCCGGAACGCGCGAGCAGGCCGTAGGGAAAGACCGTCGCCGGATTGGACCCCGCGTTAATCACCCGCTGTCGGACCGTAAACATATAGTTCTTGTCCACGGCGAGGTGCAGCTCGAAGCGCAGACCCTGGCCGTTGTC
Coding sequences:
- the argB gene encoding acetylglutamate kinase, encoding MSAKKGKSSSKPLSPELEKSMLAKAAVLHEALPFIRRYAGKTFVIKYGGHAMGEERLAHLFARDIVLLRQVGIRPVVVHGGGPQIGDMLKRLKIESTFVDGLRVTDRATMDVAEMVLSGLVNKQIVQAINDAGGFAVGLSGKDGHLVRAERVKRVKRDPGSKKIRTLDLGLVGEPKEITPHILRSFEQSDIIPVIAPIGFGSGGETLNINADTVAGAIAAAIGAVRLFMLTDVKGVLGRDKSLIPEMTAKDVRAAIKDGTISGGMIPKVETCLAAVAGGVEGAVVLDGRVPHVVLLELFTERGAGTLIRAG
- a CDS encoding YihA family ribosome biogenesis GTP-binding protein — translated: MSGADDAAEDVESGRRLFLGPCRFVAGAAKVSSVPMGAGPEVAFIGRSNVGKSSLINALVGRSALARVSSRPGRTRQINFFDLGGRLMLADLPGYGFARASKGQMAGIARLADGYLRGRAELRRVCLLIDARHGVKDSDRAAMKVLDRSGQSYALVLTKADAVADAVLRAHRAAAAAEAKTHVAAFPRVFVTSARAGLGVPELRAHLAALARA
- the yidC gene encoding membrane protein insertase YidC; this translates as APAAPAAQAPSVALAVGPRVAIETPTLKGSFALQGARLDDLVLTQFFEKPGRKGAPVALFLPKGHKSAYYAQFGWVGAEGVAVPGPDTLWSANGPRLTPDSPVVLSWDNGQGLRFELHLAVDKNYMFTVRQRVINAGSNPATVFPYGLLARSGTPAVSDIYILHEGPLGVLHDTLKETTYSDLRKKGTEQDKSMGGWSGITDKYWLAALIPDQGSEATHRFLHRKEGNEDRYQTDFLQAAQAAAPGGAAETRTLLFAGAKELALLDSYGEQYKIPRFDLAIDFGWFYFLTKPIFYALIWLNKLAGNFGIAILLLTVVIKLLFFPLANKSYVAMSKMKKLQPEMMKLRERYLNDKVRMNQELMALYKRENANPAAGCLPILVQIPVFFALYKVLYVTIEMRHAPFYGWIVDLSDADPTTIFNLFGLIPWQPPAILMVGVWPIIMGVTMWLQQKMNPQPTDPIQAKMFMLLPWIFTYMLASFPAGLVIYWAWNNVLSMAQQWVIMRRMGVQIS